The Polyangium aurulentum genomic interval CTTCGAGCTGAGCTTCGAGTGCGGCGATACCTCTCTGACGGTCCGGCGCTTTTCCATCCACGAGGCGGTGTCGACGCCGTTCGCGGTGTCGCTCTGGGCGCGCAGCGAGAACCCGGCCGTCGACATCGAGGCCATCGTGGGGCACCCGGCCATCTTCAAGGTGCGCTCGGGATACAGCAACATCACGAGCAGCGGCATGCGCGTGTGGAGCGGCTACGTCAGCTTCATGGAGCAGACGCACGCCGAGCACCGGCAGACCAAGGTCCAGTCGACGTACCATTTCCGCATCGTCCCGCACCTCTGGCTCACCGATCAGAAGCGCAATCATCGCATCTTCCAGCACCTGTCGAGCCCCGACATCGTCGACGTGATCCTCGACGAGTGGGGCATCCGGCGGACGTGGAAGATCGATCGCGGCCGCTACCCGAAGCACGAGTTCAAGGTCCAGTACGGCGAGACCGAGTTCGCGTTCATCAGCCGCATCCTCGAGGAGGCGGGCATCGCGTACACGTTCCCCGACGTGGACGACAATGGCTCGGTGCTCACGTTCTCCGACGCCCTGCACGACAACCCCCCGCGCCCCGGTCCGCCCGTGCCTTTCGAGCATAACCCGACGATGGAGGCCGAGCGCGAGTTCGTCTCGCAGGTGAGCCTCGTGCGCGACGTGCGCCCGGGCGCGCTGCTCCTCCGCGACTACGATTTCCGGCGGCCCGACTACAAGCTCATCGGGGAGGCGCCGAAGGCGGGCTCCGAGGCGCGCTTCGAGCAGTACCATTACATTCCGGGCGGGATGTTCGTCGAGGCGGGGCGCGGCGGCGACACGCCGGTGGCGGACGATCAGGGCGTGGCGCGGCACGACCAGCCGACGGGCGAGGCGCGCGCGACGAGGGCGCTCGAGGCTCTGCGCGCCGATCGCGGCGGGATCGCATTCGATAGCAACCTGAACGATCTGACGCCCGGCGTGGTGTTCAAGATCGACCATCACCCGCACCCGGACGTCGGGCGGCCGATGCTGGTGACGGACGCGATCATCGAGGGCACGGCCGAGGGGCAATGGGAGGTCTTCGGCCACGCGGTGTTCGCGGACGTGCCTTATCGGCCGCCGCTCGTGACGCCGCGGCCCGAGGTGATCGGCGTGCAATCGGTGCGCGTCGTGGGCCCCAAATTCGGCGGCGACCTGAACCAGAAGGTCCACGTCGACGAGTTCGGGCGCGTGCGCGTGCAATTCCCCTGGGATCGTGACGGCGACGACGACGACAAGAGCTCGTGCTGGATCCGCGTGGTCGAGGGCTGGGGCGGCGCGGGCTACGGGTGGATCAACCTTCCGCGCGTGGGCCAGGAGCTGCTCGTCACGTTCCTCGAGGGCGATCCGGACCGCCCCGTCCTCGCCGGGCGGCTCTACAACCCGGAGAAGCCCGTGCCGTACACGCTGCCGGAGCACAAGACCGTCAGCGCGTGGAAGAGCATGTCGTTGCCCAGCGAGAATGGGTACAACGAGATCAAGTTCGAGGACAAGAAGGGCGACGAGCTGTTCGACATGCAGGCCGAGAAGAACCTGCGCAAGCTCGTCAAGAACGACGAGTTCCACACCGTCGGGCGAATTCGCGACAAGCTCGTCTCGGGCCGGGAGATCGAGACCGTCGGCGGCAATCGCATGCAGGTGACGGAGGAGGAGCGGCACGAGCGGCTCGGGCGCCTGCAGCACAGGTGGATCAAGGGCAACCGCTGGCAGCTCATTCGCAAGGACGAGACCGAATACAACTTCGGGCACCGCCGGCTGCTCGTGCTCAAGGACAAGGACGTCGTGGTCCGCGGGCACAAGCGCGAGCGCAACGAGTGGGATCTCCACGTGCGCGTGAACGGCAGCCGCAAGGATCAGGTCGGCAAGGACCATTCGCTCATGGTTTACCAGGAGCGGCACGAGAAGGTCGGCGACAGCTTCGCCCGCGACGCGGGCAAGGAGATCCACTGGAAGGCGGGCGAGGCGATCGTCGGCGAGACGAACGACGCGACCTTGAAGGGGCCTGGCGGCTTCGTCCGGATCGACATGACGGGGGTCGTCATCTCGGGGATGAAGGTCGACATCAACGTCAGCGGACGCGCCGGGCACGGCCATGGCGCGCACCCGAAAGAGGTCGTCGAGGCGCAGGAGGCGAAGGCGCGGACCGGCTTTCTCACCGTGGGCCCGAGGTCTCCCGCGTTCGGCGCCATCCAGGCGCTCGAAGGCAAGTTTGTCAAGACAGTCTACAAGGGGCCCGCGGCCGTTCGTTATGCCGAGCTGATGAAGATCGCCGAGGCGGGCGACGTGACGACGCCGCGCGACGGGACGTGGCTATGGTCGGGCGGCGGTGACAGGGCCGGCTTCGTGGCCCAGCAGATGGCCGAGCAGCGCACCGCGGCCGGCACGCCCAGCGTGCGCCTCGAGATGACCCCGGGCGGCGCGTCCCTGGTCGCGGCCTGCGGGGGCGACGCGTGGGAGGTGCAGGACAAGGCCTGGCGGACGATATCGTCGCGGTACGCGGAGGGGGCGAGCGGCGAGATCAACGTGGTCGTCTCCAAGATGCCGCTCGGCAAGACGGCGGTCTTCCGCGAAGAGATCAAGGTGCTCAACGCGAACAAGAATTACACGAAGATCAACGCCTGGTACATGCAGGAGAGCCCGACGGGCACCGTGAGGGACGAGGCAGGCAAGACCTACGAGCTCGTGCCCGTGCACCTGAGCGACGTCCTCGCCAAACCCACGGATGCCCCGAAGAAGAAGAAGAAGGCGTCATGACAACGGAGTATCGGCGTTTCGTCGAGAGCGTGACCGGCACGGACCCCGAATGGCGGGATTCGGTGGACATCGACTCGCTCGTCGAGCTCGAGGGGGACGAGCTGCGCGCGGCCGAGGAGCTCATGATCGAGCGCCTCGCGGTCGACGACTGGCGCGTGCCCTCGGCGCTCGCGGCGGTGGAGTGCCGCGGCGCGGTGATGCCCATGAAGCGGGCCTTGCCGGACGCGAGCGGCCGGATGAAGGTGCAGATCGCGCTGGCGCTCGAGGAGCTCGAGGCCATTGAAAAGGCCGACCCCATCGTGGCCGAGGTGCTGCGGGAGGGCGACCCGGACAGCGGCCTCGCGGCCCTCGTTGCGGCCGAGGAGATGCGCTCGCCCGACATCCGCGACGCGCTCGCCTGGGCGAGCGTGCACCACCCGTCGCGCGTGGTGCGCACGAACGCGGGCGCGACGCTGTTTCACATGGCAGGGCTCGCGCCCGACGCGCTCGCCCAGGATTTCCGCGATGTCTGGATGCCGCTCGGCGAGGATGACGAGGCGACGCGGCGCAAGGCGTTCGAGATGATCTGCCAGATGGTCGGGATGCCGCCCGAGCTCGCCGATTCATAGCCGCGGGAGGAGATTGCGATGTATCGTCTAGGCGGTTCGGTGGGTCAGGGCGGGCGCAATGCGCACGACGACGTGCAGCTCGTCCAGATACACCTCAACAAGAACGCGCACCTCGTCACCGAGATCGGTCGTGTGCCCGAGGACGGGATCCTGGACGAGCGGACCCAGCGCGCGATCCTCGCGTTCCAGCGACAGATCGTGCGCCTGTCCTCGCCCGACGGGCGGGTCGATCCGCACGGGCGCACCTGGCGGATGCTCGTCGGCGACCAGGGCCACGCCTCCACCTCGGCCTTCGTCCAGCTCATGGCCGAGAACTCGAATTTTTATCTTTACGAGAAGATCGACCGGACGTGGGGGACGCCCGCGACCATCGATTCGATCCGCAACATGGCCGCGGCGCTCATCCCGGCGGGCATCACGGTGGGGGTCGGCGACATCAGCTTCGCGAATGGCGGCCGCATGCCGCCGCACGGATCACACCGCCGCGGCCTGGACGTCGACATTCGCCCGCAGCGCAAGGACGGGGCGCGATCGCCGGTGAACATCCACGATCCCAACTACAGCCACGAGCGCACCAAGCTCGTGGTGGAGACGTTGCAGAAGGATCCCAACCTGCACTTGATCCTCTTCAACGACCAGAAGATCGAAGGGGTGCGCTTCTACGAAGGGCACCACAATCACCTGCACGTTCGATTCAAGGAGTGAAGGCGGCGCACCGCGGGGCGGGCGCGCCATGGATCTAGCGCGGGCTCATGGCCACGCGCCCGAGGGCGAGCGCCTTGAGGGCGGCGGGGTGCGACTCGTACTGGTCCTCTTGCAGGTACAGCTCGACGAGCAGGCGCGCGCGGAAGCGCTGGAACAGGGGCAGCTTGCGCGCGGTCTCGTCGGGCAGGTACAGGGGCGCGGGGCGCGAGCCGCTGCCCCCGCCGCTCGATAAAAGGGCCCGGACGGCGTTCATGCCGAGGACCTGACGCCGCTGGTAATGGCGGCCCTCGAGCAATGCGCGCTCGACCTGTCCCTCCAGCAGATCGGTGGCGGCCGTGCGGCGCCCGCGCGAGATCGCGTCGCGGATGCGCGCCGTGTAGCCCTCCACGATGGGCGCCGGGGTGACGACGTCGGGCATTGCGAGAAATTCGCGCGCCTCGCGCAGCGCATTCTTGAGCGCCTCGTCGGCGGACGCGATGGGCGTCGCGACCGCCACCATGGCCTTCAGGGTCTCGCGCTCGTCGAAGGGAAACGAAAGCTCGCCGGCGAGCAGCAGGAGCGGCGGGACGAACTTGCCGCCCGGGCGCACCGCCGCGCCGAGCTCGTCGCCGAGCCCGTCGGTGTCCCCCGCGGTGCCGCGCGCGAGGATCTCGAAGATGTCGCGCTTGTCCTCGATCTCGATCGGGTTGCGCGTCGGCGCCGGGTCGTCGAGGCCGTCGTCCGCCTTTCGCTGCTCCATTTCATCGAGAATGGTTCGCCACGCCGGCACGCGGCAGATGCGCGCGACGCTGTCGGGCTCGTACCAGATGAGGTGCAGGATATCCCGCGCGTCGAGCCTCGGCGAGGCACGCACGCCCGAGAACAAGGGGGTCGCCGTTCGCTCGCCGTCGCGCTTCGCCGCCGCGGGCGAGCCGGCCCCGCCGGCGGCGGCATTGGAGGCCGCCAGGACCCCCGAGCTGCCATCCTGGGGGGTCTGGGTGGCAGCGGCCACGGCGACCACGGTCTCGCCGATGGAGCGCGCCGGCGCCGGATCGCGGGAGAGGCCCGCGCTCCAGACGTTGTCGTCGGCCGGCTTCGCCGGGGCGGGCTTCGCCGGGGTGGGCACCGGCGGCACCGGCGGCGGGATGGGCGGCGGCGCGAGCTTCACGGTCGGCCAGGCGGGCGCCGAGGAGGGCGCGGGCGCCGGAGGCCGCGCAGACGGCGCAGGAGGCGGCGCGGAGGGCTTCGACGCCGACGCGGGGGGCACGGGCGGCGGCGCGAGGGGCGCGCGCGGCGGAGGGGGCGTGGAAGGCGACGCGGGGGGCACGGGCGGCGGCGGCACGCGCGACGCAGGCGGCGGCGTGGAAGGCGGCGCGGGGGGCACGGAGCGGAAGCCCTTGGGCTGCACGAACGGCAGGCCGCTGCTCGGCTGCGCGTGCCGAGCTTCTTCGCGCGGCGGCGTGGGGACGGTCTGGACGAACGGCAACGCGGCGGGCGCGGGGCGCGGGGCGAGGGTGCCTTGCGGCAGCTCGAAGTCGTCGGGCAGGATCGTGTGCGCCGGGGGCCGCACGGGAGGGTCGTCGGGCACGCGCGCGGTCGCGGGGCCGTCGGCCTCGATCGCCGAGGCGGTCATGTCCTCGAGCGTGATGACCACGCGGCCGGGCTCGTCGCGCCGGTCGAGCATGAGCTGGCCGCTCCAGGTGAGCGTGCATATCGAGCGGTCGGAGTCGATCCACAGCCCGTCGCAGCGCATGGAGAGCGCCGTCGTGCCCCCGCGCCCCTCGAGCGTGGCGCGCGGCCGCAGGCCGGGGAGGCTGGTGGCGAGGCGCGACATCTGCGGGTGCAGGTTCTCGAGGATGATCCGCGCGTCCTCGGACAGCTCGGGGATCTGCTGATCGAGGGGGGCCGCATTGAAGAAGCTGCGATCGATGTCCTCGGGCAGCGGCGCTTCCAGGAGCGCGCGCGGCGAAAAGCTCAGGCCGTGACGCCCGAGCTTGTTCCGTCGGGTGGGCCAGGTCGGGGGGATCGGGCCGAAGCCGATCGGCGCGACGACCTCTCCGGGCGCGGGCACGGCGGCCCCGGGGGGCATCAGGTTCGGCAGCTTGAAGCGCCCGCGCAGATCGCGGACATCGGCGCGGACGCCGATCGGATTCGACGTCTCGGGCCCGCCGCCGGCGCGCTCGTACACGAGGGGCATGCGCGCGAAGGGCGGGCCGCCGATGAGCATGCCGTCGGGCGAGTAGGAGCGTTCGGTGACGGCCTCGATCGACTTGTCGACCTCGCCGATGACGAGCCTCGCGATGAGCGATCGGACGGGCGCGCCGCCGGGGGCGAAGGCGGAGCCGACGAGGACCACGTCGGAGCGCACCTTGAGCGGGTAGAGGTCGCTCGCCGCGTAGAGGCTGCGGGTCGGGTCGTCGTCCCAGTGGCTGTCTTCCTCGTGAATCGGCTCCTGCGTGGGGCTGAGCTGCGATTTTCCGACCTGCAGGAGGAAGGTCGCCTTGCAGACGAACGTGAGCACCCAGGCGCCGGGCCGCACCTGCCAGCGCAGCGAGCCGACCGGCAGGGGTGAACGAGAGACGACCTCCATCGCGCGGAGGTTAGACCAAGCGGGCGCGCGAAGGCTAGCGAAGCGCGCGGAGGTGGCGGCGGCGGGCGAGCCGGTCCTTGGGGGCTGCATGTCCGGTTGCTTCGCGCGAGCTCACCCGTGCGCAATTCGCGTGCGATCGGGGCCGGTTCGCTCCTTGCAGCACGAGCGTGCCCAGGGAGGAATCGCGAATGCTGGCGCTCACCTATCACGGCCCGAACATCGTGAGGGTCGAGGAAAATCCGGAACCTCGGATCGAACACCCGAACGACGTGATTCTGAGGGTCACGCGCGCGACGATCTGCGGCTCGGACTTGCACCTCTATCACGGCCTCGTGCCCGACACGCGCGTGGGGACCATCTTCGGCCACGAGTTCACGGGCGTCGTCGAGGAGGTCGGGTCTTCGGTCGAGCGCCTGCAGGTCGGCGACAGGGTCGTCGTGCCCTTCAACATCGCCTGTGGCGCATGCTTTTTCTGCCAGCGCCAGCGCACCTCGGCCTGCGAGAACACCAACTCGCTCGCATCGATGTCGGGCGGCATGTTCGGCTATTCGCACACGACCGGCGGCTATCAAGGCGGCCAGGCCGAGCGCGTGCGCGTGCCGTTCGCCGACGTCGGTCCGATGAAGATCCCCGATGATCTCACGGACGAGGACGTGCTCTTTCTGTCGGACATCCTGCCGACGGGCTACCAGGCCGCGGAGATGGGCGACATCGGGCCGGAGGACACGGTGGCCGTCTTCGGCTGCGGGCCGGTGGGCCTGTTCGCGCAGCGCTGCGCGTGGATCCTCGGCGCGCGCCGGGTGATCGCGATCGACACCGTCGATTACCGGCTCGCCTTCGCGAAGAGCTACAACCAGGTCGAGACGATCGATTTCAAGGCCGTCCCCGACGTCGTGCAGACGCTGCGCGAGATGACGGACGGGCGTGGCCCGGACGTTTGCATCGAGGCCGTCGGGTGCGAGGGCAGCGGCCTCGTGACGCACGACGTGCTCGGCAAGGGCCTGAAGATGGAGGCCGGCTCGCCGACCGCGCTCAACTGGGCGCTGCAATCGGTCCGCCGCGGCGGCCGCGTGTCGATCATCGGCGTCTACGGGCCGCCGTGGAACCTGGTGGACATGGGCGCGGTGGTGAACAAGGGCCTGACGTTGCGCAGCGGTCAGTGCGACGTGAAGCGCTACATGCCCCACCTGCTCGATCTGATTCGCAAGGGGCACATCGATCCGAAGGCGCTCATCACGCACCGCGTCTCCCTCGAGGAGGCGCCGGAGATGTACCGGATTTTTGCGGCCCGCAAGGACGGGATCCTGAAGAGCGTGCTCATTCCGCCGAAGGCCGCGTGAGCCCTGTCGAGTGAAGGAGACGAGCATGGAAGCCGTAGGACCGAAAAATATGCCGTATTGGGGTGTCGATCTGCTCCTGTCCGACAGGCCGGGCGTGCCTCGGGAGGGGCCGCAGCGACCCTTGCCGGGCGCGCACGACCTCGCGCCGCAGCCGGTCGAGAGCAAGGTGCTGACGCGCGCCGACCTCGCCCGACCGACGCCGGTGTTCAGCACGGCGCTGCCGCCGTGGGGCCTGAGCGGCCTCCTCCGGCGCCTCGCGTACCGCTACCCGGATAATCTCGTGCGGCACTGGATGCTGCTGCTGCTCGCGGATCGGGTGGACGCGATCGAGAGCGCGGTGGTGTCGATCGGGCGGCGCATCGTGCGCCGCGTGGCGAGCGTGCTGAGCCTGCTGGGCGTGACCCGGCGGCACCTCGCCCCGGCGCACTGAGCCTCGATCCCCGCGTACGGGCGGCAGAAGCACCCGTCTGTTGGCTTTCGGCCCTGCCTCAAGTACCGTGGCGGGCGAACGCCGGGACCATGAGAGCCGCTCAGCCGCCCGTACAACCAGGGGACGTCGTCGCCGGCAAATACCGGGTCGATCGTGTGCTCGGCAAGGGCGGGATGGGCATCGTGGTGGCCGCGACGCACCTCGACCTGCTCGAGCCGCGAGCGCTCAAGTTCCTCTTGCCCATGAGCGTGCCCGACGCGGAGGTGGCCGAGCGCTTCCTGCGCGAGGCGCGCGCCGCGGCGCGGCTGAAGAGCGAGCACGTCGCGCGCGTCCACGACGTGGGCAGGCGCGAGGACGGCACGCCCTTCATCGTCATGGAACACCTCGAGGGCGAGGACCTCGGCGCGCTCCTGCGGCGCGGGTCGGCGCTGCCCGTCGAGGAGGCCGTGCTCTACGTCCTGCAGGCCGCGGAGGCGCTCGCGGAGGCGCACGGGCTCGGCATCATCCATCGCGATCTGAAGCCCGCGAACCTGTTCCTCACGCGGCGCCCCGACGGCATGCCCTGCGTGAAGGTGCTCGACTTCGGCATCTCGAAGATCACGGGCGTCGTGAGCGAGATCGAGGTCACCCGCACGAATGCGGTGCTCGGATCGCCGCAGTACATGGCGCCCGAGCAGATGCACTCGGCCCGCGACGTCGACGCGCGCAGCGACATCTGGTCGCTCG includes:
- a CDS encoding type VI secretion system Vgr family protein, yielding MAFFELSFECGDTSLTVRRFSIHEAVSTPFAVSLWARSENPAVDIEAIVGHPAIFKVRSGYSNITSSGMRVWSGYVSFMEQTHAEHRQTKVQSTYHFRIVPHLWLTDQKRNHRIFQHLSSPDIVDVILDEWGIRRTWKIDRGRYPKHEFKVQYGETEFAFISRILEEAGIAYTFPDVDDNGSVLTFSDALHDNPPRPGPPVPFEHNPTMEAEREFVSQVSLVRDVRPGALLLRDYDFRRPDYKLIGEAPKAGSEARFEQYHYIPGGMFVEAGRGGDTPVADDQGVARHDQPTGEARATRALEALRADRGGIAFDSNLNDLTPGVVFKIDHHPHPDVGRPMLVTDAIIEGTAEGQWEVFGHAVFADVPYRPPLVTPRPEVIGVQSVRVVGPKFGGDLNQKVHVDEFGRVRVQFPWDRDGDDDDKSSCWIRVVEGWGGAGYGWINLPRVGQELLVTFLEGDPDRPVLAGRLYNPEKPVPYTLPEHKTVSAWKSMSLPSENGYNEIKFEDKKGDELFDMQAEKNLRKLVKNDEFHTVGRIRDKLVSGREIETVGGNRMQVTEEERHERLGRLQHRWIKGNRWQLIRKDETEYNFGHRRLLVLKDKDVVVRGHKRERNEWDLHVRVNGSRKDQVGKDHSLMVYQERHEKVGDSFARDAGKEIHWKAGEAIVGETNDATLKGPGGFVRIDMTGVVISGMKVDINVSGRAGHGHGAHPKEVVEAQEAKARTGFLTVGPRSPAFGAIQALEGKFVKTVYKGPAAVRYAELMKIAEAGDVTTPRDGTWLWSGGGDRAGFVAQQMAEQRTAAGTPSVRLEMTPGGASLVAACGGDAWEVQDKAWRTISSRYAEGASGEINVVVSKMPLGKTAVFREEIKVLNANKNYTKINAWYMQESPTGTVRDEAGKTYELVPVHLSDVLAKPTDAPKKKKKAS
- a CDS encoding DUF2169 family type VI secretion system accessory protein; its protein translation is MEVVSRSPLPVGSLRWQVRPGAWVLTFVCKATFLLQVGKSQLSPTQEPIHEEDSHWDDDPTRSLYAASDLYPLKVRSDVVLVGSAFAPGGAPVRSLIARLVIGEVDKSIEAVTERSYSPDGMLIGGPPFARMPLVYERAGGGPETSNPIGVRADVRDLRGRFKLPNLMPPGAAVPAPGEVVAPIGFGPIPPTWPTRRNKLGRHGLSFSPRALLEAPLPEDIDRSFFNAAPLDQQIPELSEDARIILENLHPQMSRLATSLPGLRPRATLEGRGGTTALSMRCDGLWIDSDRSICTLTWSGQLMLDRRDEPGRVVITLEDMTASAIEADGPATARVPDDPPVRPPAHTILPDDFELPQGTLAPRPAPAALPFVQTVPTPPREEARHAQPSSGLPFVQPKGFRSVPPAPPSTPPPASRVPPPPVPPASPSTPPPPRAPLAPPPVPPASASKPSAPPPAPSARPPAPAPSSAPAWPTVKLAPPPIPPPVPPVPTPAKPAPAKPADDNVWSAGLSRDPAPARSIGETVVAVAAATQTPQDGSSGVLAASNAAAGGAGSPAAAKRDGERTATPLFSGVRASPRLDARDILHLIWYEPDSVARICRVPAWRTILDEMEQRKADDGLDDPAPTRNPIEIEDKRDIFEILARGTAGDTDGLGDELGAAVRPGGKFVPPLLLLAGELSFPFDERETLKAMVAVATPIASADEALKNALREAREFLAMPDVVTPAPIVEGYTARIRDAISRGRRTAATDLLEGQVERALLEGRHYQRRQVLGMNAVRALLSSGGGSGSRPAPLYLPDETARKLPLFQRFRARLLVELYLQEDQYESHPAALKALALGRVAMSPR
- a CDS encoding penicillin-insensitive murein endopeptidase, which gives rise to MYRLGGSVGQGGRNAHDDVQLVQIHLNKNAHLVTEIGRVPEDGILDERTQRAILAFQRQIVRLSSPDGRVDPHGRTWRMLVGDQGHASTSAFVQLMAENSNFYLYEKIDRTWGTPATIDSIRNMAAALIPAGITVGVGDISFANGGRMPPHGSHRRGLDVDIRPQRKDGARSPVNIHDPNYSHERTKLVVETLQKDPNLHLILFNDQKIEGVRFYEGHHNHLHVRFKE
- a CDS encoding zinc-dependent alcohol dehydrogenase translates to MLALTYHGPNIVRVEENPEPRIEHPNDVILRVTRATICGSDLHLYHGLVPDTRVGTIFGHEFTGVVEEVGSSVERLQVGDRVVVPFNIACGACFFCQRQRTSACENTNSLASMSGGMFGYSHTTGGYQGGQAERVRVPFADVGPMKIPDDLTDEDVLFLSDILPTGYQAAEMGDIGPEDTVAVFGCGPVGLFAQRCAWILGARRVIAIDTVDYRLAFAKSYNQVETIDFKAVPDVVQTLREMTDGRGPDVCIEAVGCEGSGLVTHDVLGKGLKMEAGSPTALNWALQSVRRGGRVSIIGVYGPPWNLVDMGAVVNKGLTLRSGQCDVKRYMPHLLDLIRKGHIDPKALITHRVSLEEAPEMYRIFAARKDGILKSVLIPPKAA